A genomic segment from Micropterus dolomieu isolate WLL.071019.BEF.003 ecotype Adirondacks linkage group LG03, ASM2129224v1, whole genome shotgun sequence encodes:
- the l3mbtl1b gene encoding lethal(3)malignant brain tumor-like protein 4 isoform X1: protein MTDTPPSDGPSQGADFDIMGALDWKDGIATLPGSDIRFRMTEFATLEIVTDVEVKGQEAQPNCKTLDPAQSHTPTPPPEGQSQTGTATAPANHSQPGSSQAKAPGPVLLSLEEGPSMEGPSVEVGPSVEVGSSTDMGPNGELSRCRACGGHVSRDALFQGKFCSSICAQPSSGRSSPGEARESQAVEGERLGKRVRKKRKIYMDSGDEEEDNQEEPEEKAKTTKGRRGAKIAKLATAPPNKKRAWSWPAYLEEERAIAAPVKLFKEHQSFPQSRNSFKVGMKLEGLDPSHPSLFCVLTVAEIQGYRVRLHFDGYPECYDFWANADSWDLKPAGWCEKNGHKLLLPKVSLVGCKDGHFNWSMYVKNCRGQLAPKHLFKSLNTSVTPSGFRAGMKLEAVDRKNPSLICVATIAAVVDNRLLVHFDNWDDTYDYWCDASSPYIHPVGFCEEAELTLTTPAGKTQTKTHVEYKQPKSFSWEKYLEETGTQAAPARAFKPRPPHGFQIGMKVEAVDKRNPMLIRVATIADTEEHRLKIHFDGWSSDYDYWVETDCPDLHPVGWCQKTGHPLQYPNGSSDLLTAPGQGCPTPGCNGVGHIRGPRYGTHYTQVSCPYSEMNLNKEGLLPDRLSGERPLALSGPHPRGRRPDPHTNATTQISSTADQPDGTEDSQNRKPVTVETERSGRNSQPEPPGGASEQSHNGTRPKRTAPVPKYLKMHYVKEEIGDSKASPDAISLQQALHESVFSPGISASPPHRVALCWDKHCQLLPEVLGLTAKRVATWSAEEVASFVKGLPGCKEHAATFKTEQIDGEAFLLLTQADIVKILSIKLGPALKIYNSILMLKNADEE, encoded by the exons ATGACTGACACCCCACCCAGTGATGGCCCCTCCCAGGGAGCTGATTTTGACATTATGGGTGCTCTGGACTGGAAGGATGGTATTGCTACGCTGCCTGGTAGTGACATCAGG TTTCGCATGACAGAGTTTGCGACTCTTGAGATTGTCACAGACGTAGAGGTCAAAGGGCAGGAGGCACAGCCTAACTGTAAGACCTTGGACCCAGCGCAGTCACACACTCCCACCCCTCCACCAGAGGGCCAATCACAGACTGGCACAGCCACAGCTCCAGCCAATCACAGTCAGCCAGGATCTTCTCAAGCTAAAG CCCCCGGTCCTGTACTTCTGTCATTAGAGGAGGGCCCCAGTATGGAGGGCCCCAGTGTAGAGGTTGGTCCCAGTGTTGAGGTTGGCTCTAGCACAGACATGGGCCCAAATGGGGAGCTGTCAAGGTGCCGGGCCTGTGGTGGCCATGTTTCCCGGGATGCCCTCTTTCAGGGCAAATTCTGTAGCTCCATTTGTGCCCAGCCCTCTAGTGGCAG ATCGTCTCCGGGGGAAGCAAGGGAGAGTCAAGCAGTTGAGGGTGAGAGGCTGGGTAAACGTGTGCGCAAAAAGAGGAAGATCTATATGGATTCTggtgatgaagaggaagacaaCCAAGAGGAACCAGAG GAAAAAGCCAAGACTACCAAAGGAAGAAGAGGTGCAAAAATTGCCAAACTGG CGACTGCCCCACCCAATAAGAAACGGGCATGGAGCTGGCCTGCTTACTTGGAAGAGGAGAGGGCCATTGCTGCTCCTGTTAAACTGTTCAAAGAg CACCAGTCGTTTCCTCAAAGCAGGAACAGTTTTAAGGTGGGGATGAAGCTGGAGGGTTTGGACCCTTCTCATCCATCTCTGTTCTGTGTACTCACTGTTGCAGAG ATCCAAGGCTACAGGGTTAGGCTTCACTTTGATGGTTACCCAGAATGCTACGACTTCTGGGCCAACGCCGACTCGTGGGATTTGAAACCAGCTGGCTGGTGTGAGAAGAATGGACACAAGTTATTGTTGCCTAAAG TTTCTCTTGTAGGTTGTAAGGATGGCCACTTTAATTGGAGCATGTATGTGAAGAACTGCAGGGGTCAGCTGGCCCCAAAACACCTTTTCAAGAGCCTCAACACA tctgTGACTCCGTCTGGATTTAGAGCAGGGATGAAGCTGGAAGCTGTCGACAGGAAGAACCCGTCATTGATCTGTGTAGCAAccattgctgctgttgttgacaACCGACTGCTCGTTCATTTTGACAACTGGGATGACACATATGATTATTG gtGTGACGCAAGCAGTCCATACATCCATCCTGTGGGGTTCTGTGAAGAGGCTGAGCTAACTCTGACCACCCCAGCTGGTAAGACACAGACCAAGACACACGTGG AATATAAGCAACCCAAGAGTTTCTCGTGGGAGAAATACCTGGAAGAGACGGGCACACAGGCTGCTCCAGCTCGGGCTTTCAAACCT CGACCTCCACATGGCTTCCAGATTGGGATGAAAGTGGAAGCTGTCGACAAGAGGAACCCCATGCTCATCCGTGTTGCAACTATAGCAGACACAGAGGAGCACAGACTAAAG ATTCATTTTGATGGCTGGAGTTCAGATTATGATTACTGGGTGGAGACGGACTGCCCCGATCTGCATCCTGTAGGGTGGTGTCAAAAAACTGGACACCCACTGCAATACCCTAACG gctcCAGTGATTTATTAACTGCCCCGGGACAAGGATGTCCTACCCCAGGATGCAACGGGGTTGGCCACATCAGAGGACCTCGCTATGGAACCCACTACAC TCAGGTGAGCTGTCCGTACTCGGAGATGAATCTCAACAAGGAGGGCTTGCTGCCAGATCGGCTCAGTGGAGAACGACCTCTCGCCCTCAGCGGACCTCATCCTCGCGGGCGACGCCCCGATCCTCACACAAACGCTACCACACAGATTTCCTCAACGGCAGACCAGCCGGACGGCACTGAAGACTCCCAGAACAG GAAACCGGTGACAGTGGAAACTGAGCGTTCAGGCCGCAACAGTCAGCCCGAGCCACCGGGTGGAGCTAGTGAGCAGAGCCACAATGGAACAAGGCCTAAACG GACTGCTCCAGTTCCTAAATACCTGAAAATGCACTACGTTAAAGAGGAGATTGGTGAtagtaaag CCTCTCCAGACGCCATCTCTCTTCAGCAGGCCCTCCACGAGTCTGTGTTTTCCCCCGGCATCTCTGCCTCCCCCCCCCACCGGGTGGCTCTCTGCTGGGACAAACACTGCCAGCTGCTGCCTGAGGTCCTGGGGCTGACTGCCAAGAGAGTGGCCACTTGGAGCGCTGAGGAG gtggccagttTTGTCAAAGGACTCCCAGGATGTAAAGAACATGCTgctacatttaaaacagaa caaatagaTGGCGAGGCGTTCCTGCTGCTCACCCAAGCGGACATTGTCAAGATTCTGTCAATCAAGTTAGGACCCGCCCTGAAGATCTACAACTCTATCCTCATGCTGAAGAACGCAGACGAAGAGTAA
- the l3mbtl1b gene encoding lethal(3)malignant brain tumor-like protein 4 isoform X2 produces MTDTPPSDGPSQGADFDIMGALDWKDGIATLPGSDIRFRMTEFATLEIVTDVEVKGQEAQPNCKTLDPAQSHTPTPPPEGQSQTGTATAPANHSQPGSSQAKAPGPVLLSLEEGPSMEGPSVEVGPSVEVGSSTDMGPNGELSRCRACGGHVSRDALFQGKFCSSICAQPSSGRSSPGEARESQAVEGERLGKRVRKKRKIYMDSGDEEEDNQEEPEEKAKTTKGRRGAKIAKLATAPPNKKRAWSWPAYLEEERAIAAPVKLFKEHQSFPQSRNSFKVGMKLEGLDPSHPSLFCVLTVAEIQGYRVRLHFDGYPECYDFWANADSWDLKPAGWCEKNGHKLLLPKGCKDGHFNWSMYVKNCRGQLAPKHLFKSLNTSVTPSGFRAGMKLEAVDRKNPSLICVATIAAVVDNRLLVHFDNWDDTYDYWCDASSPYIHPVGFCEEAELTLTTPAGKTQTKTHVEYKQPKSFSWEKYLEETGTQAAPARAFKPRPPHGFQIGMKVEAVDKRNPMLIRVATIADTEEHRLKIHFDGWSSDYDYWVETDCPDLHPVGWCQKTGHPLQYPNGSSDLLTAPGQGCPTPGCNGVGHIRGPRYGTHYTQVSCPYSEMNLNKEGLLPDRLSGERPLALSGPHPRGRRPDPHTNATTQISSTADQPDGTEDSQNRKPVTVETERSGRNSQPEPPGGASEQSHNGTRPKRTAPVPKYLKMHYVKEEIGDSKASPDAISLQQALHESVFSPGISASPPHRVALCWDKHCQLLPEVLGLTAKRVATWSAEEVASFVKGLPGCKEHAATFKTEQIDGEAFLLLTQADIVKILSIKLGPALKIYNSILMLKNADEE; encoded by the exons ATGACTGACACCCCACCCAGTGATGGCCCCTCCCAGGGAGCTGATTTTGACATTATGGGTGCTCTGGACTGGAAGGATGGTATTGCTACGCTGCCTGGTAGTGACATCAGG TTTCGCATGACAGAGTTTGCGACTCTTGAGATTGTCACAGACGTAGAGGTCAAAGGGCAGGAGGCACAGCCTAACTGTAAGACCTTGGACCCAGCGCAGTCACACACTCCCACCCCTCCACCAGAGGGCCAATCACAGACTGGCACAGCCACAGCTCCAGCCAATCACAGTCAGCCAGGATCTTCTCAAGCTAAAG CCCCCGGTCCTGTACTTCTGTCATTAGAGGAGGGCCCCAGTATGGAGGGCCCCAGTGTAGAGGTTGGTCCCAGTGTTGAGGTTGGCTCTAGCACAGACATGGGCCCAAATGGGGAGCTGTCAAGGTGCCGGGCCTGTGGTGGCCATGTTTCCCGGGATGCCCTCTTTCAGGGCAAATTCTGTAGCTCCATTTGTGCCCAGCCCTCTAGTGGCAG ATCGTCTCCGGGGGAAGCAAGGGAGAGTCAAGCAGTTGAGGGTGAGAGGCTGGGTAAACGTGTGCGCAAAAAGAGGAAGATCTATATGGATTCTggtgatgaagaggaagacaaCCAAGAGGAACCAGAG GAAAAAGCCAAGACTACCAAAGGAAGAAGAGGTGCAAAAATTGCCAAACTGG CGACTGCCCCACCCAATAAGAAACGGGCATGGAGCTGGCCTGCTTACTTGGAAGAGGAGAGGGCCATTGCTGCTCCTGTTAAACTGTTCAAAGAg CACCAGTCGTTTCCTCAAAGCAGGAACAGTTTTAAGGTGGGGATGAAGCTGGAGGGTTTGGACCCTTCTCATCCATCTCTGTTCTGTGTACTCACTGTTGCAGAG ATCCAAGGCTACAGGGTTAGGCTTCACTTTGATGGTTACCCAGAATGCTACGACTTCTGGGCCAACGCCGACTCGTGGGATTTGAAACCAGCTGGCTGGTGTGAGAAGAATGGACACAAGTTATTGTTGCCTAAAG GTTGTAAGGATGGCCACTTTAATTGGAGCATGTATGTGAAGAACTGCAGGGGTCAGCTGGCCCCAAAACACCTTTTCAAGAGCCTCAACACA tctgTGACTCCGTCTGGATTTAGAGCAGGGATGAAGCTGGAAGCTGTCGACAGGAAGAACCCGTCATTGATCTGTGTAGCAAccattgctgctgttgttgacaACCGACTGCTCGTTCATTTTGACAACTGGGATGACACATATGATTATTG gtGTGACGCAAGCAGTCCATACATCCATCCTGTGGGGTTCTGTGAAGAGGCTGAGCTAACTCTGACCACCCCAGCTGGTAAGACACAGACCAAGACACACGTGG AATATAAGCAACCCAAGAGTTTCTCGTGGGAGAAATACCTGGAAGAGACGGGCACACAGGCTGCTCCAGCTCGGGCTTTCAAACCT CGACCTCCACATGGCTTCCAGATTGGGATGAAAGTGGAAGCTGTCGACAAGAGGAACCCCATGCTCATCCGTGTTGCAACTATAGCAGACACAGAGGAGCACAGACTAAAG ATTCATTTTGATGGCTGGAGTTCAGATTATGATTACTGGGTGGAGACGGACTGCCCCGATCTGCATCCTGTAGGGTGGTGTCAAAAAACTGGACACCCACTGCAATACCCTAACG gctcCAGTGATTTATTAACTGCCCCGGGACAAGGATGTCCTACCCCAGGATGCAACGGGGTTGGCCACATCAGAGGACCTCGCTATGGAACCCACTACAC TCAGGTGAGCTGTCCGTACTCGGAGATGAATCTCAACAAGGAGGGCTTGCTGCCAGATCGGCTCAGTGGAGAACGACCTCTCGCCCTCAGCGGACCTCATCCTCGCGGGCGACGCCCCGATCCTCACACAAACGCTACCACACAGATTTCCTCAACGGCAGACCAGCCGGACGGCACTGAAGACTCCCAGAACAG GAAACCGGTGACAGTGGAAACTGAGCGTTCAGGCCGCAACAGTCAGCCCGAGCCACCGGGTGGAGCTAGTGAGCAGAGCCACAATGGAACAAGGCCTAAACG GACTGCTCCAGTTCCTAAATACCTGAAAATGCACTACGTTAAAGAGGAGATTGGTGAtagtaaag CCTCTCCAGACGCCATCTCTCTTCAGCAGGCCCTCCACGAGTCTGTGTTTTCCCCCGGCATCTCTGCCTCCCCCCCCCACCGGGTGGCTCTCTGCTGGGACAAACACTGCCAGCTGCTGCCTGAGGTCCTGGGGCTGACTGCCAAGAGAGTGGCCACTTGGAGCGCTGAGGAG gtggccagttTTGTCAAAGGACTCCCAGGATGTAAAGAACATGCTgctacatttaaaacagaa caaatagaTGGCGAGGCGTTCCTGCTGCTCACCCAAGCGGACATTGTCAAGATTCTGTCAATCAAGTTAGGACCCGCCCTGAAGATCTACAACTCTATCCTCATGCTGAAGAACGCAGACGAAGAGTAA
- the l3mbtl1b gene encoding lethal(3)malignant brain tumor-like protein 4 isoform X3, with protein sequence MTDTPPSDGPSQGADFDIMGALDWKDGIATLPGSDIRFRMTEFATLEIVTDVEVKGQEAQPNCKTLDPAQSHTPTPPPEGQSQTGTATAPANHSQPGSSQAKAPGPVLLSLEEGPSMEGPSVEVGPSVEVGSSTDMGPNGELSRCRACGGHVSRDALFQGKFCSSICAQPSSGRSSPGEARESQAVEGERLGKRVRKKRKIYMDSGDEEEDNQEEPEEKAKTTKGRRGAKIAKLATAPPNKKRAWSWPAYLEEERAIAAPVKLFKEHQSFPQSRNSFKVGMKLEGLDPSHPSLFCVLTVAEIQGYRVRLHFDGYPECYDFWANADSWDLKPAGWCEKNGHKLLLPKVSLVGCKDGHFNWSMYVKNCRGQLAPKHLFKSLNTSVTPSGFRAGMKLEAVDRKNPSLICVATIAAVVDNRLLVHFDNWDDTYDYWCDASSPYIHPVGFCEEAELTLTTPAEYKQPKSFSWEKYLEETGTQAAPARAFKPRPPHGFQIGMKVEAVDKRNPMLIRVATIADTEEHRLKIHFDGWSSDYDYWVETDCPDLHPVGWCQKTGHPLQYPNGSSDLLTAPGQGCPTPGCNGVGHIRGPRYGTHYTQVSCPYSEMNLNKEGLLPDRLSGERPLALSGPHPRGRRPDPHTNATTQISSTADQPDGTEDSQNRKPVTVETERSGRNSQPEPPGGASEQSHNGTRPKRTAPVPKYLKMHYVKEEIGDSKASPDAISLQQALHESVFSPGISASPPHRVALCWDKHCQLLPEVLGLTAKRVATWSAEEVASFVKGLPGCKEHAATFKTEQIDGEAFLLLTQADIVKILSIKLGPALKIYNSILMLKNADEE encoded by the exons ATGACTGACACCCCACCCAGTGATGGCCCCTCCCAGGGAGCTGATTTTGACATTATGGGTGCTCTGGACTGGAAGGATGGTATTGCTACGCTGCCTGGTAGTGACATCAGG TTTCGCATGACAGAGTTTGCGACTCTTGAGATTGTCACAGACGTAGAGGTCAAAGGGCAGGAGGCACAGCCTAACTGTAAGACCTTGGACCCAGCGCAGTCACACACTCCCACCCCTCCACCAGAGGGCCAATCACAGACTGGCACAGCCACAGCTCCAGCCAATCACAGTCAGCCAGGATCTTCTCAAGCTAAAG CCCCCGGTCCTGTACTTCTGTCATTAGAGGAGGGCCCCAGTATGGAGGGCCCCAGTGTAGAGGTTGGTCCCAGTGTTGAGGTTGGCTCTAGCACAGACATGGGCCCAAATGGGGAGCTGTCAAGGTGCCGGGCCTGTGGTGGCCATGTTTCCCGGGATGCCCTCTTTCAGGGCAAATTCTGTAGCTCCATTTGTGCCCAGCCCTCTAGTGGCAG ATCGTCTCCGGGGGAAGCAAGGGAGAGTCAAGCAGTTGAGGGTGAGAGGCTGGGTAAACGTGTGCGCAAAAAGAGGAAGATCTATATGGATTCTggtgatgaagaggaagacaaCCAAGAGGAACCAGAG GAAAAAGCCAAGACTACCAAAGGAAGAAGAGGTGCAAAAATTGCCAAACTGG CGACTGCCCCACCCAATAAGAAACGGGCATGGAGCTGGCCTGCTTACTTGGAAGAGGAGAGGGCCATTGCTGCTCCTGTTAAACTGTTCAAAGAg CACCAGTCGTTTCCTCAAAGCAGGAACAGTTTTAAGGTGGGGATGAAGCTGGAGGGTTTGGACCCTTCTCATCCATCTCTGTTCTGTGTACTCACTGTTGCAGAG ATCCAAGGCTACAGGGTTAGGCTTCACTTTGATGGTTACCCAGAATGCTACGACTTCTGGGCCAACGCCGACTCGTGGGATTTGAAACCAGCTGGCTGGTGTGAGAAGAATGGACACAAGTTATTGTTGCCTAAAG TTTCTCTTGTAGGTTGTAAGGATGGCCACTTTAATTGGAGCATGTATGTGAAGAACTGCAGGGGTCAGCTGGCCCCAAAACACCTTTTCAAGAGCCTCAACACA tctgTGACTCCGTCTGGATTTAGAGCAGGGATGAAGCTGGAAGCTGTCGACAGGAAGAACCCGTCATTGATCTGTGTAGCAAccattgctgctgttgttgacaACCGACTGCTCGTTCATTTTGACAACTGGGATGACACATATGATTATTG gtGTGACGCAAGCAGTCCATACATCCATCCTGTGGGGTTCTGTGAAGAGGCTGAGCTAACTCTGACCACCCCAGCTG AATATAAGCAACCCAAGAGTTTCTCGTGGGAGAAATACCTGGAAGAGACGGGCACACAGGCTGCTCCAGCTCGGGCTTTCAAACCT CGACCTCCACATGGCTTCCAGATTGGGATGAAAGTGGAAGCTGTCGACAAGAGGAACCCCATGCTCATCCGTGTTGCAACTATAGCAGACACAGAGGAGCACAGACTAAAG ATTCATTTTGATGGCTGGAGTTCAGATTATGATTACTGGGTGGAGACGGACTGCCCCGATCTGCATCCTGTAGGGTGGTGTCAAAAAACTGGACACCCACTGCAATACCCTAACG gctcCAGTGATTTATTAACTGCCCCGGGACAAGGATGTCCTACCCCAGGATGCAACGGGGTTGGCCACATCAGAGGACCTCGCTATGGAACCCACTACAC TCAGGTGAGCTGTCCGTACTCGGAGATGAATCTCAACAAGGAGGGCTTGCTGCCAGATCGGCTCAGTGGAGAACGACCTCTCGCCCTCAGCGGACCTCATCCTCGCGGGCGACGCCCCGATCCTCACACAAACGCTACCACACAGATTTCCTCAACGGCAGACCAGCCGGACGGCACTGAAGACTCCCAGAACAG GAAACCGGTGACAGTGGAAACTGAGCGTTCAGGCCGCAACAGTCAGCCCGAGCCACCGGGTGGAGCTAGTGAGCAGAGCCACAATGGAACAAGGCCTAAACG GACTGCTCCAGTTCCTAAATACCTGAAAATGCACTACGTTAAAGAGGAGATTGGTGAtagtaaag CCTCTCCAGACGCCATCTCTCTTCAGCAGGCCCTCCACGAGTCTGTGTTTTCCCCCGGCATCTCTGCCTCCCCCCCCCACCGGGTGGCTCTCTGCTGGGACAAACACTGCCAGCTGCTGCCTGAGGTCCTGGGGCTGACTGCCAAGAGAGTGGCCACTTGGAGCGCTGAGGAG gtggccagttTTGTCAAAGGACTCCCAGGATGTAAAGAACATGCTgctacatttaaaacagaa caaatagaTGGCGAGGCGTTCCTGCTGCTCACCCAAGCGGACATTGTCAAGATTCTGTCAATCAAGTTAGGACCCGCCCTGAAGATCTACAACTCTATCCTCATGCTGAAGAACGCAGACGAAGAGTAA
- the l3mbtl1b gene encoding lethal(3)malignant brain tumor-like protein 4 isoform X4, with protein sequence MTDTPPSDGPSQGADFDIMGALDWKDGIATLPGSDIRFRMTEFATLEIVTDVEVKGQEAQPNCKTLDPAQSHTPTPPPEGQSQTGTATAPANHSQPGSSQAKAPGPVLLSLEEGPSMEGPSVEVGPSVEVGSSTDMGPNGELSRCRACGGHVSRDALFQGKFCSSICAQPSSGRSSPGEARESQAVEGERLGKRVRKKRKIYMDSGDEEEDNQEEPEEKAKTTKGRRGAKIAKLATAPPNKKRAWSWPAYLEEERAIAAPVKLFKEHQSFPQSRNSFKVGMKLEGLDPSHPSLFCVLTVAEIQGYRVRLHFDGYPECYDFWANADSWDLKPAGWCEKNGHKLLLPKGCKDGHFNWSMYVKNCRGQLAPKHLFKSLNTSVTPSGFRAGMKLEAVDRKNPSLICVATIAAVVDNRLLVHFDNWDDTYDYWCDASSPYIHPVGFCEEAELTLTTPAEYKQPKSFSWEKYLEETGTQAAPARAFKPRPPHGFQIGMKVEAVDKRNPMLIRVATIADTEEHRLKIHFDGWSSDYDYWVETDCPDLHPVGWCQKTGHPLQYPNGSSDLLTAPGQGCPTPGCNGVGHIRGPRYGTHYTQVSCPYSEMNLNKEGLLPDRLSGERPLALSGPHPRGRRPDPHTNATTQISSTADQPDGTEDSQNRKPVTVETERSGRNSQPEPPGGASEQSHNGTRPKRTAPVPKYLKMHYVKEEIGDSKASPDAISLQQALHESVFSPGISASPPHRVALCWDKHCQLLPEVLGLTAKRVATWSAEEVASFVKGLPGCKEHAATFKTEQIDGEAFLLLTQADIVKILSIKLGPALKIYNSILMLKNADEE encoded by the exons ATGACTGACACCCCACCCAGTGATGGCCCCTCCCAGGGAGCTGATTTTGACATTATGGGTGCTCTGGACTGGAAGGATGGTATTGCTACGCTGCCTGGTAGTGACATCAGG TTTCGCATGACAGAGTTTGCGACTCTTGAGATTGTCACAGACGTAGAGGTCAAAGGGCAGGAGGCACAGCCTAACTGTAAGACCTTGGACCCAGCGCAGTCACACACTCCCACCCCTCCACCAGAGGGCCAATCACAGACTGGCACAGCCACAGCTCCAGCCAATCACAGTCAGCCAGGATCTTCTCAAGCTAAAG CCCCCGGTCCTGTACTTCTGTCATTAGAGGAGGGCCCCAGTATGGAGGGCCCCAGTGTAGAGGTTGGTCCCAGTGTTGAGGTTGGCTCTAGCACAGACATGGGCCCAAATGGGGAGCTGTCAAGGTGCCGGGCCTGTGGTGGCCATGTTTCCCGGGATGCCCTCTTTCAGGGCAAATTCTGTAGCTCCATTTGTGCCCAGCCCTCTAGTGGCAG ATCGTCTCCGGGGGAAGCAAGGGAGAGTCAAGCAGTTGAGGGTGAGAGGCTGGGTAAACGTGTGCGCAAAAAGAGGAAGATCTATATGGATTCTggtgatgaagaggaagacaaCCAAGAGGAACCAGAG GAAAAAGCCAAGACTACCAAAGGAAGAAGAGGTGCAAAAATTGCCAAACTGG CGACTGCCCCACCCAATAAGAAACGGGCATGGAGCTGGCCTGCTTACTTGGAAGAGGAGAGGGCCATTGCTGCTCCTGTTAAACTGTTCAAAGAg CACCAGTCGTTTCCTCAAAGCAGGAACAGTTTTAAGGTGGGGATGAAGCTGGAGGGTTTGGACCCTTCTCATCCATCTCTGTTCTGTGTACTCACTGTTGCAGAG ATCCAAGGCTACAGGGTTAGGCTTCACTTTGATGGTTACCCAGAATGCTACGACTTCTGGGCCAACGCCGACTCGTGGGATTTGAAACCAGCTGGCTGGTGTGAGAAGAATGGACACAAGTTATTGTTGCCTAAAG GTTGTAAGGATGGCCACTTTAATTGGAGCATGTATGTGAAGAACTGCAGGGGTCAGCTGGCCCCAAAACACCTTTTCAAGAGCCTCAACACA tctgTGACTCCGTCTGGATTTAGAGCAGGGATGAAGCTGGAAGCTGTCGACAGGAAGAACCCGTCATTGATCTGTGTAGCAAccattgctgctgttgttgacaACCGACTGCTCGTTCATTTTGACAACTGGGATGACACATATGATTATTG gtGTGACGCAAGCAGTCCATACATCCATCCTGTGGGGTTCTGTGAAGAGGCTGAGCTAACTCTGACCACCCCAGCTG AATATAAGCAACCCAAGAGTTTCTCGTGGGAGAAATACCTGGAAGAGACGGGCACACAGGCTGCTCCAGCTCGGGCTTTCAAACCT CGACCTCCACATGGCTTCCAGATTGGGATGAAAGTGGAAGCTGTCGACAAGAGGAACCCCATGCTCATCCGTGTTGCAACTATAGCAGACACAGAGGAGCACAGACTAAAG ATTCATTTTGATGGCTGGAGTTCAGATTATGATTACTGGGTGGAGACGGACTGCCCCGATCTGCATCCTGTAGGGTGGTGTCAAAAAACTGGACACCCACTGCAATACCCTAACG gctcCAGTGATTTATTAACTGCCCCGGGACAAGGATGTCCTACCCCAGGATGCAACGGGGTTGGCCACATCAGAGGACCTCGCTATGGAACCCACTACAC TCAGGTGAGCTGTCCGTACTCGGAGATGAATCTCAACAAGGAGGGCTTGCTGCCAGATCGGCTCAGTGGAGAACGACCTCTCGCCCTCAGCGGACCTCATCCTCGCGGGCGACGCCCCGATCCTCACACAAACGCTACCACACAGATTTCCTCAACGGCAGACCAGCCGGACGGCACTGAAGACTCCCAGAACAG GAAACCGGTGACAGTGGAAACTGAGCGTTCAGGCCGCAACAGTCAGCCCGAGCCACCGGGTGGAGCTAGTGAGCAGAGCCACAATGGAACAAGGCCTAAACG GACTGCTCCAGTTCCTAAATACCTGAAAATGCACTACGTTAAAGAGGAGATTGGTGAtagtaaag CCTCTCCAGACGCCATCTCTCTTCAGCAGGCCCTCCACGAGTCTGTGTTTTCCCCCGGCATCTCTGCCTCCCCCCCCCACCGGGTGGCTCTCTGCTGGGACAAACACTGCCAGCTGCTGCCTGAGGTCCTGGGGCTGACTGCCAAGAGAGTGGCCACTTGGAGCGCTGAGGAG gtggccagttTTGTCAAAGGACTCCCAGGATGTAAAGAACATGCTgctacatttaaaacagaa caaatagaTGGCGAGGCGTTCCTGCTGCTCACCCAAGCGGACATTGTCAAGATTCTGTCAATCAAGTTAGGACCCGCCCTGAAGATCTACAACTCTATCCTCATGCTGAAGAACGCAGACGAAGAGTAA